The Melitaea cinxia chromosome 6, ilMelCinx1.1, whole genome shotgun sequence genome has a window encoding:
- the LOC123654823 gene encoding uncharacterized protein LOC123654823, with the protein MPPPSPPCPSDRAAATTKPKPKTTKPPSEPLTLPVRAAEIADTPSFEKTVLTLADVIKKCLTPTEKQKSVSALNRDLAIKAADEICDALKIHGRIKECALPTPTPSTLPTDPTSQSVLLALSRIEGKIDSLDTNLKTNTEQTTKKITDSYASITKKLVSKTTPSSATKPTTATKVVVATPPTTRPALVITTKNKNANPQETITAFKETVPFRELGYNPARVVPLKGAIRVEFDSERERDDTLNRTKTAPNSKVSAEVAHRLRPMVIIKGISKEVPSEELIDVILAQNPELGEFKNTDTNQHLTLKFKRNNRNESLYNAILITSPGAFRALIAMGRVRIDIYRVHVEEHSPFLQCRKCLQFGHTAKNCKNPSDRCAHCAEEGHLSQNCPAKDKTPKCFNCTRHNARFPNSKHETTHSSTSHTCPIVRAMRTKTNNNIDYGSAPHSIALVSEPYLGSRKEVKLPYGYPLNIFQFPTNSSSVRACIISKPHVQLFGITEFSSSDLCVVRTQIGHTQLHIASIYIPPRHDHSDTLTLIEHFLQHNTHTQCILGGDLNGWNPLWGSDRRNARGVRVEELADAYGLYVCNTGSTPTFEAFTNGRTRSSIIDITLATYPIHNHITDWKVNMEACPSSQHNAIDYTLNYNPSHSYNTTRQHTNSSTFLYKSHKANWSKFKSSLSTLMTNTDILDTQVGTLDREDLELLITHITETIHTACKESMPIRASDSKARPPWWSESLESRKREVIGFHRALHAAKRDGQPTDSLASQLHDLKNIYASELRSESTTKFREFCELQTKENVWSLTNRLLKESGPRRPPTSLKIDNRFTTDEKDTAQALLDNFYPNDTSDSHPRHHELRAASHTFPDTEPDLPFTSQEIHEILDNMSPKKAPGLDHLTSDICRQFTLHYPDLVTDIMNRCLTLQYFPKQWKEAFVKIIPKPSKTDYTDLNSYRPIGLLPVFGKVLEKLFVQLSEKSSRSSLSSGSPSPP; encoded by the exons ATGCCACCACCATCGCCCCCCTGTCCTTCTGACAGGGCCGCCGCTACCACCAAACCCAAGCCGAAAACAACTAAACCCCCATCCGAACCCCTAACCCTACCCGTGCGAGCAGCTGAGATCGCTGACACCCCCTCTTTTGAGAAGACGGTGCTCACCCTCGCCGACGTCATTAAAAAGTGCCTCACGCCAACCGAGAAACAGAAAAGTGTCTCGGCTCTCAACAGGGACCTTGCTATAAAGGCCGCAGATGAAATCTGCGACGCCCTGAAGATCCACGGCAGAATCAAAGAGTGCGCCCTCCCCACCCCAACTCCCTCTACACTTCCCACTGATCCTACCAGCCAATCCGTCCTCCTGGCGCTTAGCCGTATCGAGGGCAAAATTGACTCCCTCGACACCAATCTTAAAACTAATACCGAGCAGACAACTAAGAAAATCACGGACTCTTATGCGTCCATAACAAAGAAGCTCGTTTCGAAGACCACGCCCAGCTCCGCCACCAAGCCTACTACGGCTACCAAAGTCGTGGTAGCCACACCCCCCACCACCAGGCCAGCCCTGGTGATCACCACAAAAAATAAGAACGCCAACCCGCAAGAGACAATCACTGCCTTCAAGGAGACTGTCCCCTTCAGGGAATTGGGGTACAATCCGGCAAGGGTAGTCCCACTCAAAGGAGCCATCAGGGTCGAGTTCGACTCCGAAAGGGAGCGTGACGACACCCTTAACCGCACGAAGACTGCTCCCAACTCCAAGGTCTCCGCGGAGGTCGCTCACCGACTGAGACCTATGGTCATCATCAAGGGCATCTCCAAGGAGGTACCCAGCGAAGAGCTCATCGATGTCATCTTGGCTCAAAACCCCGAACTCGGTGAGTTTAAAAATACTGACACCAACCAACACCTCACACTGAAATTCAAGCGCAACAACCGCAATGAGTCACTATACAACGCAATTCTCATCACCTCTCCCGGTGCCTTCCGTGCCCTCATCGCAATGGGCAGAGTGCGAATTGATATTTACAGAGTACATGTCGAGGAGCACTCTCCCTTTTTACAGTGCCGTAAGTGTCTGCAGTTCGGACACACTGCTAAAAACTGCAAAAACCCCTCCGACCGCTGCGCACACTGCGCCGAGGAAGGGCACCTCTCTCAAAATTGCCCAGCCAAGGACAAAACACCCAAATGCTTTAACTGCACCAGACACAATGCCCGATTCCCGAATAGCAAGCACGAAACTACACATTCATCCACCTCTCACACGTGTCCTATCGTAAGGGCGATGCGAACCAAGACCAACAACAATATTGATTATGGATCTGC CCCACACTCCATCGCCCTTGTGTCCGAGCCGTACCTGGGTTCCAGGAAGGAAGTCAAGCTTCCCTACGGATATCCCCTCAACATCTTTCAATTCCCCACTAATTCTTCTTCTGTCAGAGCCTGCATCATTTCCAAACCACACGTCCAACTCTTCGGCATCACCGAATTTTCTTCCTCGGACCTATGTGTGGTTCGGACGCAGATAGGACACACACAGCTACACATCGCCTCCATCTACATACCACCTCGACACGACCACTCAGACACACTTACACTCATCGAACACTTTTTACAACACAACACGCACACGCAATGCATTCTGGGGGGCGATCTCAACGGATGGAACCCTCTATGGGGTAGCGACCGTCGCAACGCCCGCGGAGTCAGGGTAGAGGAGCTGGCCGACGCATACGGCCTGTACGTGTGCAACACCGGCTCCACTCCCACCTTCGAGGCCTTTACCAACGGACGTACTCGCTCCTCTATTATAGATATCACACTCGCCACATATCCCATACACAATCACATCACTGACTGGAAGGTGAACATGGAAGCTTGCCCGTCATCTCAACACAACGCAATAGACTATACACTCAACTACAACCCCTCTCACTCATACAACACCACTAGACAACACACTAACTCATCCACCTTCCTCTACAAAAGTCACAAGGCAAACTGGTCTAAGTTCAAGAGCTCGCTCTCTACACTTATGACCAACACAGATATCCTCGACACCCAAGTCGGAACGCTCGACCGTGAAGACTTGGAACTCCTCATTACACACATCACCGAAACTATACACACCGCCTGCAAGGAGTCAATGCCCATCCGGGCCTCTGACTCCAAGGCCAGGCCCCCTTGGTGGTCCGAGTCCCTGGAATCCCGGAAGCGGGAAGTCATAGGTTTCCATCGGGCGCTACACGCGGCCAAAAGAGACGGGCAGCCTACCGACTCTCTTGCCAGCCAGCTCCACGATCTTAAGAACATCTACGCCAGCGAGCTTAGGAGCGAATCCACGACTAAATTTAGGGAATTCTGCGAACTCCAGACAAAGGAGAACGTATGGTCCCTCACGAATAGGCTCCTAAAGGAATCGGGCCCACGACGCCCCCCCACTTCTCTAAAAATCGACAATCGATTCACCACCGACGAGAAAGATACAGCACAAGCTCTACTGGACAATTTTTACCCGAACGACACATCCGACTCTCACCCCAGACACCACGAACTAAGAGCTGCCTCCCATACGTTCCCCGACACCGAACCCGACCTCCCATTCACCTCCCAAGAGATCCACGAGATACTGGACAACATGAGCCCCAAAAAGGCTCCCGGACTAGACCATCTCACTTCCGACATATGTAGACAGTTTACTCTCCATTATCCCGACCTAGTTACTGACATTATGAACCGCTGCCTGACTTTACAGTACTTCCCCAAACAGTGGAAGGAAGCCTTCGTTAAGATCATACCTAAACCCTCCAAAACTGACTACACTGACTTGAACTCTTACAGACCGATCGGACTCTTGCCTGTTTTCGGAAAAGTCCTCGAGAAGCTCTTTGTCCAGCTTTCGGAAAAGTCCTCGAGAAGCTCTTTGTCCAGCGGATCACCTTCGCCGCCATGA
- the LOC123654822 gene encoding uncharacterized protein LOC123654822, producing MTTDKLSERQYGFRPLTSTTAALKAAIDYITKTKSDGLLTLAISLDIKAAFDNAWWPSLLNRLRLIGCPSNIYGLVLDYTTDRTVTLDYAGARVSKPMTKGCIQGSTCGPILWNVILDELLELELPSGCRIQAFADDVLLIVAAKDPLSLQDTTNQALHAIVSWGRGVKLTFSPQKTQAIAFSDKAKNTDIRMNSHSLHFQDDIKLLGVILDNKLRFNKHVTHVINKATALFHKLTLYCKPTWGAHPENIRTIYLQVIQPIVTYAAGIWGHVVGSHVVGRKYISRLLLSMQRRFALRAIKGFRTVSTNAALALAQFTPIDIKILEVNQIELARLTGNCDFLPDDITLEKHIPPHHLLHPARRITFNPHYFHSEAELSSHLSSLPNPIPTIFTDGSKLDDGSVGAAFVCYNGAGPPAVKKFILHRSCSVFQAELFAILQASRWASKHRHTHTLILSDSRAAIQASQNRSNTHPLVAHLHATLHDHSPTGCIDFAWVKAHAGITGNERADTEAKLAATMHRAFDYDLFPISFVKLMARERSLTEWRERYEKAQQGQHTRDLLPTIDHIHTLLKSTHITFTLTQTLTGHAFNKSYLHKFKLAEDEVCPCDGATPQNLDHLLRSCPEFSAFRHKHEETCGYLGVDPYNLVGLLPHRAGIRSYFRLSDSILRVLKEYNASS from the exons ATGACAACGGACAAATTGAGCGAGAGGCAGTACGGATTCAGGCCACTGACTAGTACTACGGCCGCCCTCAAAGCGGCCATCGACTACATTACCAAGACCAAATCTGACGGACTGCTCACCCTCGCCATCTCCCTGGACATCAAGGCCGCGTTTGACAACGCCTGGTGGCCATCCCTCCTCAACCGACTTCGACTCATAGGCTGTCCTTCCAACATTTACGGACTGGTACTGGACTACACGACCGACCGTACAGTCACCCTCGATTACGCTGGTGCCCGCGTGTCTAAACCCATGACCAAGGGCTGCATCCAGGGCTCGACTTGCGGCCCCATTCTGTGGAACGTCATCTTGGACGAACTCCTGGAACTCGAATTACCCTCCGGGTGTCGAATACAGGCCTTCGCGGACGACGTTCTACTCATTGTGGCCGCCAAGGATCCACTTAGCCTGCAGGACACTACTAACCAGGCACTACACGCTATCGTGAGCTGGGGACGGGGGGTCAAGCTCACGTTTAGCCCACAGAAGACACAGGCCATCGCCTTCAGCGATAAGGCCAAAAATACAGACATACGCATGAACTCTCATTCACTACACTTCCAGGACGACATCAAGCTCCTTGGTGTCATCCTGGATAACAAATTACGCTTCAACAAACACGTCACCCACGTCATCAACAAAGCCACTGCACTCTTCCACAAACTCACACTATACTGTAAACCCACTTGGGGAGCCCATCCCGAGAACATCCGCACAATTTACCTCCAGGTCATCCAACCAATAGTCACTTACGCCGCCGGCATCTGGGGCCATGTCGTCGGGAGCCATGTCGTCGGGAGAAAGTACATATCCAGACTGCTCCTGAGCATGCAGCGGCGCTTCGCCCTCAGAGCCATTAAAGGCTTCAGAACGGTGTCGACCAATGCTGCACTCGCTCTGGCGCAATTCACCCCGATCGATATTAAGATCCTCGAGGTAAATCAAATCGAACTCGCTCGACTCACGGGGAATTGCGATTTCCTTCCCGACGACATCACCCTAGAAAAGCACATACCCCCCCATCACCTCCTTCATCCCGCCCGAAGAATAACATTCAACCCTCACTACTTCCACTCTGAGGCTGAACTGTCCTCTCACCTCTCTTCCCTCCCCAATCCCATCCCAACCATCTTCACAGATGGCAGCAAACTCGATGACGGCTCGGTCGGTGCCGCCTTCGTATGTTACAACGGAGCGGGTCCGCCGGCCGTCAAGAAGTTCATACTTCATCGAAGTTGTTCAGTCTTTCAGGCTGAACTCTTCGCTATCCTCCAGGCCTCTCGATGGGCCTCCAagcacagacacacacacacactcatctTGTCGGACTCCAGAGCGGCCATCCAAGCCTCCCAGAATCGTAGCAATACACACCCCTTGGTTGCACACCTTCACGCCACACTACACGATCACTCACCCACCGGCTGTATCGACTTTGCTTGGGTCAAAGCCCATGCAGGTATAACCGGGAACGAACGTGCAGACACCGAAGCAAAACTCGCCGCTACCATGCACAGAGCCTTCGACTACGATCTCTTCCCCATAAGCTTTGTTAAGCTTATGGCCAGAGAGCGTAGTCTCACCGAATGGCGCGAGAGGTACGAGAAGGCACAACAGGGCCAACACACCCGCGACCTCCTCCCTACAATAGACCAC ATACACACACTACTCAAATCCACACACATCACATTCACACTCACTCAGACACTCACCGGACACGCCTtcaataaatcatatttacacaaatttaaACTCGCCGAGGACGAGGTCTGTCCCTGCGACGGAGCCACTCCTCAGAACCTGGACCATCTCCTGAGGAGCTGCCCTGAGTTTTCGGCCTTCAGGCATAAACATGAAGAAACCTGCGGATACCTTGGAGTGGACCCCTACAACTTAGTAGGGCTTCTACCCCACAGAGCCGGTATCCGCTCCTACTTTCGCTTGTCGGACTCGATCCTGAGGGTGCTCAAGGAGTATAATGCTAGTTCATAA